Below is a window of Mus caroli chromosome 2, CAROLI_EIJ_v1.1, whole genome shotgun sequence DNA.
TACAtccaaaattatatatttcataatgttttaaaactgaagtttgaacaagtataattttttaataacAAGTACATTTTTATCATGTTCCtttaatacacatacatattggTTTGTAATCATATAAATACTTTTTTGATACAGTAAttcagggactagagagatgatcACATCTTTAATATTGCTTGCCGAGAGGATTCCAATTCAATTTATAGCACCAAAATCAGCTATCTCAgaaccacctataactctagctctaaGAAATACAATTTTTTGACACTCTGATTATCTGTTTATATGTGATACATactcacagagatacatatagtaaaatatatatacagatatatttatatacatatatatgtatatatactttataaataaaattttatacatatattaaaacataaattattgTATTGctctatatgtctgtgtataacaCATGAGTTAAGTTAATTTACCATGACAGTGTAAATAACCATACATTTTAAAGCTAAGAAATCTGGAACATTAGgaaaaaatgatgttttatttgttCATCTACCTCTTGCAAATCTATTGTTTCTGTGTATTAGAAAAATCTTCCACTAAAAGGCAGAACattctttagaaaaaaagaataattctcttttttttttttcaggaggcTCAAAGAATTTATTCTAGCTCAGAGTTCAGGGTTCCAGTCCAGCATGGTGAGGAAGTCAAGGCAACAGTGAGTTGAAGCAGTTGGTGTGTCACAAACATGATTaagaagcagagaacaatgaATGCATCCCTACCTAGAAAATGGTCCCACCTTCAGTTGAGTCTTTCCACAGCAATTAATGTAAGCAATATTAAGCTCCATAGGCCTTCCCAGGAGCTTATGGTTCAGGTGACCCTGCATTCTGTCagtttgacattttttttttttgaatcttaCAAATGTTTTGCttcctgttttaatttcttttttttccattttattaggtatttagctcatttaaatttccaatgttataccaaaagtcccccatataccccccccactcccctacctacccccTTTtagaccctggcgttcccctgtattggggcatataaagcttgcaagtccaatgggcctctctttcaagtgatggtctattaggccatcttttgatacatatgcagctagagacaagagctccagggtactggttagttcatattgtttttccacctatagggttgcagttccctttagttccttgggtgctttctctagcttttccattggtggccctgtgatccattccatagctgattgtgagcatccacttctgtgtttgctaggccctggcatNNNNNNNNNNNNNNNNNNNNNNNNNNNNNNNNNNNNNNNNNNNNNNNNNNNNNNNNNNNNNNNNNNNNNNNNNNNNNNNNNNNNNNNNNNNNNNNNNNNNNNNNNNNNNNNNNNNNNNNNNNNNNNNNNNNNNNNNNNNNNNNNNNNNNNNNNNNNNNNNNNNNNNNNNNNNNNNNNNNNNNNNNNNNNNNNNNNNNNNNNNNNNNNNNNNNNNNNNNNNNNNNNNNNNNNNNNNNNNNNNNNNNNNNNNNNNNNNNNNNNNNNNNNNNNNNNNNNNNNNNNNNNNNNNNNNNNNNNNNNNNNNNNNNNNNNNNNNNNNNNNNNNNNNNNNNNNNNNNNNNNNNNNNNNNNNNNNNNNNNNNNNNNNNNNNNNNNNNNNNNNNNNNNNNNNNNNNNNNNNNNNNNNNNNNNNNNNNNNNNNNNNNNNNNNNNNNNNNNNNNNNNNNNNNNNNNNNNNNNNNNNNNNNNNNNNNNNNNNNNNNNNNNNNNNNNNNNNNNNNNNNNNNNNNNNNNNNNNNNNNNNNNNNNNNNNNNNNNNNNNNNNNNNNNNNNNNNNNNNNNNNNNNNNNNNNNNNNNNNNNNNNNNNNNNNNNNNNNNNNNNNNNNNNNNNNNNNNNNNNNNNNNNNNNNNNNNNNNNNNNNNNNNNNNNNNNNNNNNNNNNNNNNNNNNNNNNNNNNNNNNNNNNNNNNNNNNNNNNNNNNNNNNNNNNNNNNNNNNNNNNNNNNNNNNNNNNNNNNNNNNNNNNNNNNNNNNNNNNNNNNNNNNNNNNNNNNNNNNNNNNNNNNNNNNNNNNNNNNNNNNNNNNNNNNNNNNNNNNNNNNNNNNNNNNNNNNNNNNNNNNNNNNNNNNNNNNNNNNNNNNNNNNNNNNNNNNNNNNNNNNNNNNNNNNNNNNNNNNNNNNNNNNNNNNNNNNNNNNNNNNNNNNNNNNNNNNNNNNNNNNNNNNNNNNNNNNNNNNNNNNNNNNNNNNNNNNNNNNNNNNNNNNNNNNNNNNNNNNNNNNNNNNNNNNNNNNNNNNNNNNNNNNNNNNNNNNNNNNNNNNNNNNNNNNNNNNNNNNNNNNNNNNNNNNNNNNNNNNNNNNNNNNNNNNNNNNNNNNNNNNNNNNNNNNNNNNNNNNNNNNNNNNNNNNNNNNNNNNNNNNNNNNNNNNNNNNNNNNNNNNNNNNNNNNNNNNNNNNNNNNNNNNNNNNNNNNNNNNNNNNNNNNNNNNNNNNNNNNNNtgtcactataccagtaccatgcagtttttatcactattgctctgtagtacagctttaggtcgggcctggtgattccaccagaggttcaaaaagaataattctcaatGGCTTTATTAACTGTCTCCTTCTCCATTTGAAGCTTCCATAGGAAAAAATACACTGTGCTTAGTACCAAATGAAAACGAATTAGTTGATCCCAGTTAGTTGACACCCTAGATATTTCCCTCTGATAAATATAGTTTAGTAGAAgtctttctgaaagaaaaatagtcTTTCAATACAGAACATTCCACCTTCattcttgttttttcctttagaaaactAGTATTACCAAATTTGCTATTTGAATAAGTAAAGTGCATCAACAAATTCTAAATAGCCAAATTAATGGCAAAGAGCAAAAAAAGTGCTTTGAATAAGACCACATTGGGTTAAAGGGTAAAGAGATCCTGTAACCTCCGCGACTCAGTTCTGTCCAGCTTCAGAATCCTGACATAAGTTAAACAGAGAACCAGAGGAACATTCACATCTAAGTGGTCCCTGTAAGTTGTAGTTCCATCATTACCAGGGCTCTATGTTTATCCTATACAACGGACTGAAAAGTTGTTGGAATTGTGAGAAATTGATTTCATGGTGACAGCTCTTCCATTTGGTTGGTaaattttccttctcccagcaccAATCTCATGAGACATTCACATTTTTCTGAGGTCCATATTTTCAGTAGACTGATAATAGATTGAGAAACACAAATATGTTAGAATATCTTCTTTCTGCCAGTAGTTGCATGAGGAACTGCATCTGGATCCCTTGAATACAGATTGAGCACAATACTGACATGTATTAACATTCTTCATTTGGAAATCTTGTTGGAAATAACATGGTATTTACTATTTTCATTTCAACAAAACCAGTACTTTTCCACAGCATAATGATTATTGAACATTTTGGTTGTAACAAGTTTGTGCTATATATTGTGGTTTTGTTACTTAAGGAACAAATCACTGTGTGGAAGTAATTCTTGGTATTTATGGGGTCATGAATTATTCACTGTATTTTCAGATACTTCATTAGAGTCATATAACTTTCATGATGTGTCTGTGAATAATTTTCACCCAAATTcttttattgactttttattaataattagtaCATTATCCAATTTATCTAACACTAGTATTAACTTGAAAGCcagaaaaaataaagtggaaaaccAAGAGTCTACAAATTAACAATTGATGATGGttgcacttaaaataaaaaagtaataagcaacaagaaaaaaaataggtcatAGCAAAGAAACCCTTTTTCTTTTAGAGATTTTAAAGAATATTCAAACTCtgcagaaatatatttttgtctATCACTGAGACTTCCATGATTGTAGAAAGGGAAAAGTGTTTGAAAACTGTATGAAGATGCTTTTGTGACAAAGTATGGCATAAATTACTTATggaaacatgaacacacactatCTCAATTCTTGTTAGTTGCAAACAGTTATGTTTGAATTGTGGGGAGAACTGGAGTTAACATAACTGCATTGGCTATTTTTAACCTGACAAACAATCTTTCTTCACCTTATTTAAACAGAGTAATGCATCTACTCAGACTCACTTTACCAACATTCTCACCAATGACAATGATGTTTCAAAATATGACACAGATATGAATGAGTTTATTTTCCGTCTACAAGCTGTCATTTATAGAACCTGTAAGTAAAACAAGAAATGACAAAGACTCCATCAGATACGAATACAGAAACTACACAGGTGAACAATGTGACTGAAATTACTGTCTTTATACTACTGGGATTCACAGATGATGTTGacatgaacatatttttatttatcttatttcttGCAATATATGTTGTAACTCTGATTGGAAATCTAGGTTTGGTTGTATTGGTCATCGAGGATTCGCGGCTCCACAACCCCATGTACTATTTTCTGACTGTTTTGTCATCCTTGGATGCCTGCTTTTCTTCAGTACTAACTCCCAAAATGTTGGtcaattttctttcaaaaaataaatccatttcaTTTGTTGGATGTGCAACACAGATGCTTCTCTTTGTTACATTTGGAACCACAGAATGCTTCCTTTTAGCAGCAATGGCTTATGACCGTTACTTGGCAATCTACAGACCACTTCTGTATGCAGTAAGAATGTCTCCAAGGGTCTATGTACCACTCATTATTGCTTCCTATACTGGTGAAATTTTACACGCTACGATACACACAGTGGCTACTTTTAGCCTTTCTTTCTGTGGATCCAATGAAATTAGGCATGTCTTTTGTGATATTCCTCCATTGCTTGCACTTTCTTGTTCTGACACCCACTTAAATCAACTTCTGCTCTTCTACTGTGCAGGCTCCATTGAACTAATCACCATCCTCATTGTCCTGGTCTCTTATGGATTTGTCCTGTTGGCCATTCTGAAGATTAATTCAgctgaaggaaggagaaaaatattttctacatgtGGAGCTCACCTAACAGGTGTGTCCATTTTTCATGGGACAATCCTTTTCATGTATGTGAGACCAAGTTCCAACTACACACTTGAACAAGACATGGTAGTGTCAACATTTTATACCATTGTGATTCCCATGCTGAATCCCATCATCTACAGTTTGAGAAACAAAGATGTAAAAGAGGCAATGAGAAAGTTACTCAAGAGAAAACTGGTTCATgaatgaaacacattttaaaaattgattagaGTAAACCTAAAACTCAGGTTAGCTTATATGTACATCATATATGTATCTCATACACCTTATATAtctaacattttctaaaatattaattaatcttGAATAAAGTGTGTAGGAATGTGAATATATGATTTACAGagctacattttatttaaatgaaatatgtcAGTTAATTATTGGTGTATATATGATCCTACTGTTATTCTTCAAATTTTGCTgaaacatcatatatatatatattacaaatccTTTATACATTATTTGATACTATTGACTTTATTCATAGGTTTGTTTCGattaaattctttcctttcaaCTATAAAATCAGAGACATGGAATAGAGACTCCAAAACTAATGCAGAGACTATTTAGTGATGTTATTAGGAAGATTTCCATATTTTAGCCATGCATATGAAATTATAGATTAAACATACCATCTTAAATTGGCTTCTATAAGTGTCCATTTGTTTATCACTACAGCTGACCTGATTTAATGAAGTAATAGTTTCTTTAACACTCAAAGTCCTTGATCAGTTCTCAAACATATCTTCCACTATGTATATAAGAAAT
It encodes the following:
- the LOC110289790 gene encoding olfactory receptor 1102, giving the protein MTKTPSDTNTETTQVNNVTEITVFILLGFTDDVDMNIFLFILFLAIYVVTLIGNLGLVVLVIEDSRLHNPMYYFLTVLSSLDACFSSVLTPKMLVNFLSKNKSISFVGCATQMLLFVTFGTTECFLLAAMAYDRYLAIYRPLLYAVRMSPRVYVPLIIASYTGEILHATIHTVATFSLSFCGSNEIRHVFCDIPPLLALSCSDTHLNQLLLFYCAGSIELITILIVLVSYGFVLLAILKINSAEGRRKIFSTCGAHLTGVSIFHGTILFMYVRPSSNYTLEQDMVVSTFYTIVIPMLNPIIYSLRNKDVKEAMRKLLKRKLVHE